One window from the genome of Acinetobacter sp. ANC 7912 encodes:
- a CDS encoding GNAT family N-acetyltransferase: MKIQTPRLILRQWQESDTAPFIQMCADEDVMRYFPALLTPEQSLQFIEKVTRQIDQHGWGLWAVELKETKEFIGFIGLQPQPKLFEFSPCIEIGWRLAKKYWHQGYATEGALTVLDYAFNTLDLNKVVSFTATVNTPSEAVMKKIGMVKTQEFQHPKLPEDHPLCWHVLYEVNQSNYSSK; encoded by the coding sequence ATGAAAATCCAAACCCCTCGCCTAATCCTCCGCCAATGGCAAGAATCCGACACTGCCCCATTTATTCAAATGTGTGCAGATGAGGATGTGATGCGTTATTTTCCCGCCCTACTGACACCTGAACAAAGTTTACAATTTATCGAAAAAGTGACTCGGCAGATTGATCAGCATGGTTGGGGTTTATGGGCAGTTGAGCTAAAAGAGACTAAAGAATTTATTGGTTTTATTGGGCTGCAACCCCAACCTAAATTGTTTGAGTTTTCACCCTGTATTGAAATTGGCTGGCGGCTAGCAAAAAAATATTGGCATCAAGGTTATGCGACTGAAGGTGCTCTCACAGTATTGGATTACGCATTCAATACTTTAGATTTGAATAAAGTTGTATCTTTCACTGCCACAGTCAATACACCATCTGAAGCTGTGATGAAAAAGATAGGTATGGTAAAGACCCAAGAGTTTCAGCATCCAAAGTTGCCAGAAGATCACCCTTTATGCTGGCATGTGTTGTATGAGGTCAATCAAAGTAATTACTCAAGCAAATAA
- a CDS encoding DUF4238 domain-containing protein, giving the protein MYGMNIGKSFFETRKVDKHCLLINNSDEDFITSNHPIINVHSKINENDLAVPSSEEADYFYPISPRIAYMINKSDLFQNGINHVSIDFVKAMNRKLAFYADQYIIATTENQLKIYKGFVGQRLKVVKGINSK; this is encoded by the coding sequence ATGTATGGTATGAATATTGGAAAAAGTTTTTTTGAAACCCGAAAAGTCGATAAACATTGTTTGTTAATCAATAACTCAGATGAAGATTTTATTACATCAAACCATCCAATTATTAATGTACATTCAAAAATAAATGAAAATGATTTAGCTGTTCCTTCTAGCGAAGAAGCAGATTATTTTTATCCAATTTCTCCCAGAATAGCCTATATGATTAACAAATCTGATTTATTCCAAAATGGGATAAACCACGTATCTATAGATTTTGTTAAAGCTATGAATAGAAAATTAGCTTTTTACGCAGATCAATACATTATTGCTACCACAGAAAACCAATTAAAAATTTATAAAGGTTTCGTTGGTCAAAGACTAAAAGTTGTTAAAGGAATAAATAGTAAATAA
- the purD gene encoding phosphoribosylamine--glycine ligase has protein sequence MNILVLGSGGREHALAWKIAQDDKVAKVFVAPGNAGTATENKCENVALDILNNPAIIDFAKNNAVDLIVVGPEAPLVNGVVDACREAGLKIWGPTQFAAQLEGSKAFAKHFLKRHNIPTAFYDVFTEVDAAKAFVEKNGAPIVIKADGLAAGKGVIVAMTKEEAFAAIEDMLAGNKFGDAGSRVVIEEFLAGEEASFICMIDGDNILPMATSQDHKRIFEGDQGPNTGGMGAYSPAPVVTADVFEKAMNEVMRPTVEGMKKDGHVYTGFLYAGLMIDDQGQPKVIEFNCRFGDPETQPIMMRLKSSLVDLVQAGLEGNLPKEAEWDERKTVGIVLASKGYPETSSNGDVISGLDTEMTDAKVFHAGTKANENGEIVTAGGRVLCVTALGNTIGEAQAKALELCEKVTFDGAQYRKDIGYRAIARENA, from the coding sequence ATGAACATTTTAGTTTTAGGTAGTGGCGGCCGTGAACATGCACTGGCATGGAAAATCGCACAAGACGATAAAGTGGCAAAAGTGTTCGTTGCACCGGGCAATGCGGGCACCGCAACTGAAAATAAATGTGAAAATGTCGCTTTGGACATTCTCAATAACCCTGCCATTATTGATTTCGCGAAAAACAATGCTGTTGACCTGATCGTCGTTGGTCCAGAAGCTCCTCTGGTGAATGGTGTGGTTGATGCTTGCCGTGAAGCTGGCCTAAAAATTTGGGGTCCAACCCAATTCGCTGCACAGCTGGAAGGTTCTAAAGCATTTGCAAAACACTTCCTGAAACGCCACAACATTCCAACTGCTTTCTATGACGTGTTCACTGAAGTGGATGCAGCGAAAGCATTTGTTGAGAAAAATGGCGCACCAATCGTGATCAAGGCTGATGGTCTTGCTGCGGGTAAAGGCGTGATCGTCGCAATGACCAAAGAAGAAGCCTTTGCTGCGATTGAAGATATGCTGGCGGGCAACAAATTTGGTGATGCCGGTTCTCGTGTGGTAATTGAAGAATTCCTTGCAGGTGAAGAAGCATCTTTCATTTGTATGATTGATGGTGACAACATCCTGCCAATGGCGACGTCTCAAGATCATAAACGTATCTTTGAAGGTGATCAGGGTCCAAATACTGGTGGTATGGGCGCTTACTCTCCTGCGCCTGTTGTAACTGCTGACGTGTTTGAAAAAGCAATGAATGAAGTGATGCGTCCGACTGTTGAAGGTATGAAAAAAGACGGTCACGTATACACAGGTTTCTTGTATGCAGGTCTGATGATTGACGACCAAGGTCAACCAAAAGTGATCGAGTTCAACTGTCGTTTTGGTGACCCTGAAACTCAACCGATCATGATGCGTCTAAAATCATCTTTAGTTGATTTGGTTCAAGCAGGTCTTGAAGGTAATTTACCGAAAGAAGCTGAATGGGATGAGCGTAAAACTGTCGGTATCGTACTGGCATCTAAAGGCTACCCAGAAACGTCTAGCAATGGTGATGTAATTTCTGGTCTAGATACTGAAATGACAGATGCCAAAGTATTTCATGCAGGTACCAAAGCCAATGAAAATGGTGAAATCGTCACTGCGGGTGGTCGTGTGCTTTGTGTGACAGCACTTGGTAATACCATTGGTGAAGCACAAGCGAAAGCATTAGAACTTTGTGAGAAAGTGACTTTTGACGGCGCCCAATACCGTAAAGATATTGGTTACCGTGCAATTGCTCGTGAAAATGCTTAA